Below is a window of Enterobacter kobei DNA.
CGTCGCTGTCAGCAATGGATGGAACAACGCTTTGGCAGCGCGAAGGTGCTGTTAACGCCGTCCTGCACCGCGTCGCTGGAAATGGCCGCGCTGCTGCTGGATATTCAGCCCGGCGATGAAGTCATCATGCCGAGCTATACCTTCGTTTCCACCGCCAATGCCTTTGTGCTGCGCGGCGCGAAAATCGTCTTTGTCGATATTCGCCCTGATACCATGAACATTGATGAGTCGCGTATCGAAGCGGCGATCACTGAAAAAACGCGCGTCATTGTGCCGGTCCACTACGCGGGCGTGGCCTGCGAGATGGATACCATCATGGCGCTGGCGAAGCAGTACAACCTGTTTGTGGTGGAAGACGCCGCGCAGGGCGTGATGTCGACCTATAAGGGCCGCGCGCTGGGCACTATCGGCCATATCGGCTGTTTTAGCTTCCACGAAACCAAAAACTACACCGCCGGTGGTGAAGGCGGCGCAACCCTGATTAACGATCGTGCGCTGATTGAGCGTGCCGAAGTGATCCGCGAAAAAGGCACCAACCGCAGCCAGTTCTTCCGTGGGCAGGTGGATAAGTACACCTGGCGTGATATTGGCTCCAGCTATCTGATGGCAGATTTGCAGGCCGCTTACCTGTGGGCGCAGCTGGAAGCGGCGGATCGCATCAACCAGCAGCGCCTGTCGCTGTGGCAGACCTATTTCGACGCGCTGTCCCCGCTGGCACGCGCCGGTCGCATCGAACTGCCAACGATCCCGGCGGATTGCAGCCACAACGCGCACATGTTCTACATCAAACTGCGCAATGAAGCTGACCGCAGCAAGCTGATCGCCTTCCTGAAAGAGGCGGAAATCCTCGCGGTGTTCCATTACATTCCGCTGCACTCCAGTCCGGCGGGCGAACAGTTTGGTGAGTTCCACGGCGAAGACCGCTATACCACGCAGGAAAGTGAGCGTTTGCTTCGCCTGCCGCTGTTCTACAATCTGGCACCGGTCAATCAACGTACGGTTATCAGCACCCTGCTGAGCTATTTTAACTGAGATGTCGCTGGCTAAAGCTTCGGTGTGGACCGCCGCGTCCACACTGGTCAAGATTGGCGCGGGACTGCTGGTGGTTAAACTGCTCGCCGTGGCCTTTGGCCCGTCGGGCGTCGGCCAGGCGGGTAACTTTCGCCAACTGGTGACCGTGCTCGGTGTCCTCGCCGGGGCGGGTATTTTTAACGGCGTCACTAAGCTGGTGGCGCAATACCATGACGATCCCGCGCAACTGCGCAACGTGGTCGGCACCTCGTCCGCGATGGTGCTGGGCTTCTCGACGCTGCTGGCGCTGGTTTTCCTGCTGGCGGCGGCCCCCATCAGTCAGGGACTGTTTGGTCATACGCATTTCCAGGGGCTGGTTCAACTGGTGGCGCTGGTACAGATGGGGATCGCCTGGGCGAACTTCCTGCTGGCGGTGATGAAAGGCTTTCGTGATGCGGCAGGAAACGCGCTGGCGCTGATTTGCGGCAGTATCGTGGGCGTGGTGGCGTATTACGCCTGCTTCCGCCTCGGCGGTTATCAGGGCGCGTTACTGGGGCTGGCGCTGGTGCCGGCGCTGGTGGTCGTGCCAGCGACCATTCTGCTGATCCAGCGTAAAACTATTCCGCTGGGTTATCTGAAGCCGCAGTGGGATAAACTGTTCGCCGGACAGCTGGCAAAATTTACCCTGATGGCGCTTATCACGTCCGTTACCCTGCCCGTGGCTTATGTGATGATGCGAAACATGCTCGCGGCGCACTACAGCTGGGACGAAGTGGGGATCTGGCAGGGGGTCAGCAGTATTTCTGACGCCTATCTGCAGTTCATTACTGCCTCATTCAGCGTATACCTGCTGCCGACGCTCTCGCGGCTGACCACGAAACAGGACATTACGCGGGAGATCGTCAAGTCACTGAAGTTTGTATTACCGGCGGTGGCGGCGGCGAGTTTTACCGTCTGGTTGCTGCGTGACGTCGCCATCTGGCTGTTGTTCTCTGATAAATTTATCGCCATGCGAGATCTCTTCGCCTGGCAGCTGGTGGGCGATGTACTGAAAGTGGGCGCTTACGTTTTCGGCTATCTGGTGATCGCCCGCGCTTCGCTTACGTTTTATGTTCTGGCGGAAATCAGCCAGTTTGCCCTGCTCACCGGTTTTTCCCGCCTTCTGATCCCGACCCACGGGGCCGCAGGCGCAGCGCAGGCCTACATGGCTACCTATATTGTTTATTTCGCCATCTGTTGTGGCGTGTTTTTACTCTGGCGTAAAAGGGTATGACTGCACTCATTCATGTACTGGGATCGAATATCCCACACCATAATCAAACCGTGCTGCGGTTTTTTAACGATCACCTGGCCGCTACAGGCGAGCACGCGCGCGAATTTATGGTTGCCGGACCGGATGACGGTTACAGCGCAGCCTTTCCCGCACTGCGGCTGCGTTTCTTTGGCGATAAAAAATCACTGGCGCAGGCGGTTGTGGCGCAGGCGAAAGCCGATCGCGGACAGCGTTTCTTCTTTCACGGTCAGTTCAATACCGACCTGTGGCTGGCGCTGCTGCGCGGGGCAATCAAGCCACACCAGTTCAACTGGCATGCCTGGGGCGCCGATCTGTATGAAGTGTCGCAGAGCCTCAAGTTTCGCCTGTTTTATCCGTTGCGCCGGCTGGCTCAGTCGCGTGTCGGCTGTATTTTTGCCACGCGCGGCGATCTGCAATTTTTTGCCCGTCGTCATCCGCAGGTACGCGGCGAGCTGCTCTACTTCCCGACACGCATGGATCCGTCGCTCAACAATATGGCCCCGCCCGTCCGAACCGAAGGCAAACTGACGCTGCTGGTGGGCAACTCCGGCGATCCCAGCAATGAACATATCGCCGCCCTGAAGGCCATTCATCAGCAGTTTGGCGATACGGTTAACGTCATCGTGCCGATGGGCTATCCGGCAAATAACGACGCGTATATCGCGCAGGTCCGCCAGGCGGGTGAAGGGCTGTTCAGCCCGCAGCATTTGCGTATTCTCAATGAGAAAATGGAATTTGCGGCGTACCTGGATTTACTGCGCCAGTGCGATCTGGGCTATTTTATTTTTGCCCGTCAGCAAGGCATCGGCACGCTCTGTCTGCTGATCCAGGCGGGTGTGCCCTGTGTGCTCAACCGGGAAAACCCGTTCTGGCAGGATATGGTGGAGCAGCACATTCCGGTGCTGTTTACCAATGATACGCTGAACGAGGCGGTCGTCCGTGAGGCGCAGCGTCAGCTGGCGGCGGTGGATAAAAACGCGATTACGTTCTTCAGCCCCAACTATCTGACGCCCTGGCATCAGGCGCTGCGTATCGCGGCGGGAGAGATGGCATGAGTCAGCTTGAGTTCTGCGGGTTACTGGTCATCTGGCTGCTGGCCTCGCTGTTTATCGGCACGCTGACGTGGTTTGAATTCCGCCGCGTACGTTTTAACTTCAACGTTTTCTTCTCGTTGCTATTTTTGCTGACCTTCTTCTTCGGCTTCCCGCTTACCAGCGTGCTGGTCTTCCGCTTCGATGTGGGCGTCGCGCCGCCGGGGATTATGATGCAGAGCTTGCTCGCTGCGGCCTGTTTCTACGCCATCTATTATGTGACCTATAAAACCCGTTTGCGCCCGGTGGGGCAGGAACGCGAACGCCGTCCGCTGTTTACTATAAACCGCGTAGAGGCGCATCTGACGTGGGTGATGCTGATGGGCATCGCGCTGGTGAGCGTCGGTATTTTCTTTATGCACAACGGCTTTTTGCTGTTCCGGCTGCATTCGTACAGCCAGATCTTCTCCAGCGAAGTGTCCGGCGTGGCGCTCAAACGTTTCTTCTACTTCTTTATTCCGGCGATGCTGGTGGTCTATTTCCTGCGTCAGGACGGGCGGGCGTGGCTGTTCTTCCTCGTCAGCACCGTGGCCTTTGGGCTGCTGACTTATATGATCGTGGGCGGCACACGCGCCAATATCATTATCGCCTTCGCCATCTTTTTGTTTATCGGCATCATTCGCGGCTGGATCTCGCTGTGGATGCTGGTGGCGGCAGGGGCGCTCGGGATTGTCGGCATGTTCTGGCTGGCGCTTAAGCGTTACGGGCTGAACGTCAGCGGCGATGAAGCTTTTTATACCTTCCTCTACCTGACGCGTGACACCTTCTCGCCGTGGGAGAACCTGTCGCTGCTGCTGCAAAATTACGACAAAATCGAGTTCCAGGGGCTGGCGCCCATTGTGCGCGACTTCTATGTGTTTATCCCGACCTGGCTGTGGCCAGACCGGCCAGGCATCGTACTGAATACCGCGAACTACTTTACCTGGGAAGTGCTGAACAACCATTCCGGACTGGCTATCTCGCCGACGCTGATCGGTTCGCTGGTGGTGATGGGCGGCGTATGGTTTATCCCGCTCGGTGCCGTGGTGGTGGGGATGATCATCAAATGGTTCGACTGGCTGTATCAGTTAGGCAACCGGGAACCCAACCGCTATAAAGCGGCCATTTTGCACAGTTTCTGTTTCGGGGCCATTTTCAACATGATCGTGCTGGCAAGGGAAGGACTGGACTCGTTCGTCTCGCGCGTGGTCTTTTTCCTCGTCGTCTTTGGGGCATGTCTGGTACTGGCCAAACTGCTGTACTGGCTGTTTGACAGCGCGGGGCTGATCCATGCCCGGGCGATGCGCGCCCACAAAACCCTTTCACAGGTCTGATAAGGAACACCATGACTGACACAACCGACGCGCCGGTGTACACCCTGCGCGGGCTGAAGCTGATTGGCTGGCGGAATATGCAGCACGCGCTGGATCACCTCTATGCCGGGGGATCGCTCAAGCAGGGTACGCTGGTGGCGATTAACGCCGAGAAAATGCTGGCGGTGGAAAACGACCCGCAGGTACGGGCGCTGATTGAAGCGGCAGAATATAAGTATGCCGACGGTATCAGCGTGGTGCGTTCTATTCGCAAAAAGTATCCGCAGGCGAAAGTCGAACGCGTTGCCGGCGCGGATTTGTGGGAAGAATTAATGGCGCGCGCCGGCAAAGAGGGCACCCCCGTCTTTCTGGTGGGCGGCAAGCCGGACGTGCTGGCGCAAACGCAGGAAAAGCTGCGCGCGCAGTGGCAGGTGAATATCGTCGGCAGCCAGGATGGCTATTTCAGTGGCGAGCAGCGTCAGGCGCTGTTTGAACGTATCCGCGACAGCGGGGCGAAGATTGTCACTGTGGCGATGGGCTCGCCGCGCCAGGAGATCCTGATGCGTGATTGCCGCGAGGTGTATCCCCAGGCGCTGTATATGGGCGTGGGGGGCACCTACGACGTCTTCACCGGTCATGTGAAGCGTGCGCCAAAAGTGTGGCAGCGCATGGGCCTTGAGTGGCTCTACCGGCTGCTATCGCAACCGAGCCGCATCACTCGTCAGCTGAAACTGCTGCGCTACCTGGCCTGGCACTATCGCGGTCAGATGTGATCCCCCGGCAGCGCCCGGACCGGTGCGCTGCCGCTTTTTTATTGAGCAATACAGACGTTTTTTTTATACATCATTTGCCATTTCCTCCGAATTAAGAAACCATTCGCCCACCCAACGCATTGCGTTGAGGCATAACAATAACCCGCACCGCCGGGAACAGTAGCAGACACAACAGAGGATTTATGGCCGAGAACAAACCGGAGCTTCAGCGTGGGCTGGAAGCTCGTCATATCGAACTTATTGCCCTCGGGGGCACAATTGGCGTTGGCCTGTTTATGGGCGCGGCAAGCACCCTGAAATGGGCCGGACCGTCAGTGTTGCTGGCTTATATTATCGCCGGACTGTTCGTCTTCTTTATCATGCGCTCAATGGGCGAAATGTTATTCCTGGAGCCGGTAGCCGGTTCCTTTGCCGTCTACGCGCACCGCTATATGAGCCCGTTCTTCGGCTATCTCACCGCCTGGTCATACTGGTTTATGTGGATGGCGGTGGGCATCTCAGAGATCACCGCCATTGGCGTGTATGTGCAGTTCTGGTTCCCGGAGATGGCGCCGTGGATCCCGGCACTTATCGCCGTCGGGCTGGTCGCTATGGCGAACCTCGCGGCTGTTCGTCTGTACGGCGAAATTGAGTTCTGGTTTGCGATGATCAAAGTCACCACTATCATTGTGATGATAGTGGTGGGCCTGGGCGTGATTTTCTTCGGCTTTGGCAATGGCGGTCATGCTATTGGCTTTGGCAACCTGACGGAGCACGGCGGCTTCTTCGCGGGCGGCTGGAAAGGCTTCCTGACGGCACTGTGTATCGTGGTGGCATCCTATCAGGGTGTGGAGCTGATTGGCATCACGGCTGGCGAAGCGAAAAACCCGCAGGTCACCCTGCGCAGCGCGGTAGGCAAAGTGCTGTGGCGCATTTTGATTTTCTATGTGGGCGCGATTTTCGTCATCGTGACTATCTTCCCGTGGAATGAAATTGGCAGCAACGGCAGCCCGTTCGTGCTGACCTTTGCGAAAATCGGTATTACGGCCGCGGCCGGGATCATTAACTTTGTGGTACTGACGGCGGCGCTTTCCGGCTGTAACAGCGGCATGTACAGCTGTGGACGTATGCTGTATGCCCTGGCGAAGAACCGTCAACTGCCGGCGGCGGTGGCGAAAGTCTCGCGTAACGGCGTACCGGTGGCGGGCGTGGCGATCTCTATCGTCATTCTGCTGATTGGCTCGTGCCTGAACTACATTATCCCTAACCCACAGCGCGTGTTTGTGTATGTCTACAGTGCCAGCGTATTGCCGGGTATGGTGCCGTGGTTTGTGATCCTGATAAGCCAGCTGCGTTTCCGCCAGGCGCATAAAGCGGCCATTGCCACGCATCCGTTCCGCTCGGTGCTGTTCCCGTGGGCAAACTACGCCACCATGGCTTTCCTGATTTGCGTGCTGATTGGCATGGGCTTTAACGAGGACACGCGTATGTCGCTGTTTGTGGGCATCATCTTCCTCGCAGTGGTGACGGTGGTTTACAAGGTTTTAGGCCTCAATCATCATGTTCAACGGGAGAGGCTGGGGAAATAAGCAGCAAAATGCGCAAAGCATAACCAAACGCGCATTTTCTCGAGATTTCTTTTAAAAAGCACTAGACAGGTACGCCCGAAGCCCGTACTATCCACCCCCGCAACGGCGCTAAGCGCCCGTAGCTCAGCTGGATAGAGCGCTGCCCTCCGGAGGCAGAGGTCTCAGGTTCGAATCCTGTCGGGCGCACCATTTACCCGGTGCTGGAGCTGCGGTGGCCTGTGAAAGTAGCAGGGCCGCGTGAAAGAATATCAGTGGTGGCTATAGCTCAGTTGGTAGAGCCCTGGATTGTGATTCCAGTTGTCGTGGGTTCGAGTCCCATTAGCCACCCCATTAGTTACAAAGAGTACCGTGGAATGCGAAGGTGGCGGAATTGGTAGACGCGCTAGCTTCAGGTGTTAGTGTCCTTAGGATGTGGGGGTTCGAGTCCCCCCCCTCGCACCACAAATTGATTTAACTAAAAAGTCAAAAAGCAGTATTTCGGCGAGTAGCGCAGCTTGGTAGCGCAACTGGTTTGGGACCAGTGGGTCGGAGGTTCGAATCCTCTCTCGCCGACCAATTTTGAACCCCGCTTCGGCGGGGTTTTTTGTTTTCTGTCTTTCCTGATGCTGTTATCCCTTCTTTTCCTTACTGTTTCTTGCGTGTTGCTTTTCGGCGACGTCACGGTTGTGGATTGTCGCGGATTGGAGACAGCTATTTCACTGTTTTATATAGCTATTTTAAAAGTCGCTGATATGTGTCGCTGACTGGCGACAATTTTGCTGCCTGGCATCACAAATTCGCCATCTGCCTGACGCGTAACGTGATGAAAATTCAAAAATCTTCAAAGAATTCGTACTACAAGATTTAGTGATAAAAATCTGGCACGAGTTGTGCAATAATATAAGGGTAGATGCTCATTCCACCTCTTATGTTCGCCTCAGGGCCTCATAAACTCAGGAATGACGCAGAGCCATTTAATGGTGCTTATCGTCCACAGACAGATGTCGCTTCGGCCTCATCAAACACCATGGACACAACGTTGAGTGAAGCACCGAATTGTTGTCATACAGACCTGTTAATGCCCGTTCTGGTTTCAGAACGGGCATTTTTTTATGCCCTCTCCCGGTGGGAGAGGGTGAGGGGAATTTACTGCGGGGGATTGTTTTGCAGGGTCAACAGCAAGCCGTCACGACGCATGGTAGCGGCTTCTTCAGGCTGATGCAGACGATCCAGCGTATCGGCCAGCCAGGCGTAATCAAACGCATCCGGACGCTGTTTCAGCGCGGCGCGGAAAGCCAGGCTGGCTTCTTTCCATTCGCCATGCTTTAACAGCGACTGGCCCAGCGTGCTCCACAGGATCGGACGATCGCCCTGGGTTTTGATCTGCTGACGCAGCACTTTTTCCACCTGCTCAGGGTTGTTGGTCTTCAGACGCGGAATAACCATCACCAGCCGGTCGTCATACTGACGTTTCAGACCGTCGAGCAGGATCTGCTGGGCGGTGTCGTGATCGTCACATTCGATTAAATGCTCCGCCATCGCCACCTGCAGCGCCACTTGCTGCCGTGTTTTACGGCTCTGGTTCTTCCACCACGCCTTCAGGCCATCGCTGCCCTGATCGGCACGCGCCTGATCCATCAACCCAATCCACGCCTGCTGTGCAAGCGCATCGCGATGGGCTTCATCAGCAACGTCCGCTTTGGCCATAGACGGCAGAATATCAAGCAGGGAACCCCATGCGCCGGTACGGATATACGCCTGCTCGGCCAGACGCAGCACTTCCGGATGGCGCGGGGTGATTTCCAGCAGTCTGTCGACGCCGTGACGCGCCGCATGGTTTTCATTGCGCGCCAGTTGCAGGCGAACGCGGGTGATTTCCACCGGGATCTGATCGTTATCCGCAAGCTCTGCTGCACGCTCCAGATGCTGATTGGCGCGCGCTTCGTCCCCACGCTGCTGGGCCGCTTCAGCGGCGAGCAGGTAGTTCACCACCGGCTGTTCAGCGTGATCGGCATTTTTCGACATCAGCTTTTCAACCTGCTGATAATCGCCTTCCGCCAGCTTGAGCAGCGCCTGTTCGGTCTGTTTACGGGCACGACGACGTTTACGTCCGGCGAACCAGCCACGCGTGTGCGCCCCGGTACGCATAATGCGACGTAAGATCCACTCGATCACAAACAGCACGACCATGGCGAGGATCAGAATGATCACAAGTCCGGTCACGCTGGTTTCGATATTGTAATTATCCGTCTGGATCAGCACATACCCCTGATGACCCGCGACCATCGGCCCCAGCACGATCCCGGCTAACAGCAATGCAAAGAGTAATAATACTTTTAACATGATTATTCTCCCTGCGGCGCAGCGGCAGGCGCGTCTTGCGCAGCCTCACCCGCGGCCGCGCCCGGCTGTGCCAGCAGATTCCGCACGCGGGTCTGCATCAGTTTTTCGAGGATCGGCTGGCTTTGCAGCGACTCCGGCACGTTCATGGTGATGCTTTGCTGGCTCAGCTTATCAATATCGCCCAGGAAGGCTTTGGTGCTGGCATCGTCGGTATCGTAATACGCGCGTACCCAACTGGAGACGTTATCCAGCGCCTGTTTGTAGGTCTCTTCCTGATGACGCGGCACCGCTTGTGCGGCCACCAGCAGGCGCGAGCGAATATTTTCGCGCAGGTAGATATCCTGGTTCGGTGCCAGCAGGGGGACAGCTGTTTCATCGCGACGGCGCACGGTAATAAAGCTGTCCATAAAGTTCTGCCAGCTTTTTTGCAGATTGACGCGCCACTCGCTGATGGAGCTGGACAGCTCGCTGCTGTCGGAATCCATCGGGGAATCGTCGTCGTTGTTGTCCGCCAGACGCAGGTTATCGATCTGGTTCGACAGTTGGTTCACTTTGAGGATGATGCCGTCGTAATCCACCTGCGCCACTCCGGAAAGGCTGGCGATGTCATCGGTAATGGCGCGACGGGCGGTGATAAGGCTCGGATCGTTCATGTCAGCCAGGCTGGCGTCAGCGCTTTTCAGCAGCGCGGCAGCGGTGGTGACGTCCTGATCGCTCCACAGTTTACGACCGGCCAGTTTGACGAGGAAATCCGCCTGCGCCAGCAGCCAGGTTTTGGCGTCGGTGCCGGATATGGTCGCCACTTTTTGCTGTACGTCCTCAAGCTGTTTAGCCAGCGTCGCCTGCTGGCGCTGCGCGTCTTCCAGCTGTGAAGCCTGCTGCTTAATGATGCCTTCGAACTGAGTCTTTTGGGTTTCCTGCGCTTTTTGCAGGGCAGAGATCTGATTGACCAGCGCATCGCTGGTTTCGGATTGTGTGGCGTTCTGCTGTTTCACCCAGCCATACAAGCCAACCCCGGCAGCCAGCGCAATGGCAATCGCAATGGCGCTGAGCACAAGGCTGGTTTTATTGGCGCGTTCTTCTTTTGGCGCTTTTTCTGGCTGTGGACGGGTGTCCACCGCCTCCCTGGTTTCATCGACCACGGCGGAGTCGTTCTGTTGTTCCGTCATTATGGCTTCCCATTATGAAAGTTATTGTAATGCGCGAAGCAGCGCATCGTTGTCTGCATTATCAGCGACCTTAATGTCCTGCCAGCCCAGTTCCCGGGCGAGGTGCGCCAGACGTTCGCTGACCACAATCAGGCGGCAGCGAAGTAACCAGTTGTCACGATACCAGGCGGGGATCAGCGCGAAAAGCTGCTGGAGCATCTCGCCGCTGGTGATCACAATGTCCGTGACCCCGCGAGACTGCCAGCGCATCGCTTGTTCCGCCCCATCGTAAGACTTCTCACAGCGTTGATAACATTCAAAAAATTCGACATCAGCTCCGCGCGACGCCAGTGTATCCCCGAGTAATTCTCGTCCACCGTTGCCGCGCAGTATAACGGCGCGTTTGCCTGCAATATTTTGTAATTCAGGTAATTGTAGCAACACTTCGCTGATTTCCCGATCCGAAGGATAGCGCACGTTGCGACTGCTGGCGGTGTGTAATGCCAGCGCCGTGGTGCGACCAATAGCGAAATAGTGCGGCGCAGAGGGCCAGCGCAGGCCGTGCAGGCGTAAATGCGCGCTGGCAAAGGTGACGGCATGCTGTGATGCGGCAAAGATCATATCGTTCGCCGTCAGGGTGGCGAACACGTCGGGCAGTTGCGAAAGCTCCCGTCCGGGGGTGAATTCAATCAGCGGGAAGCTCCAGGCCACCTGGCCCTGTGCGCACAAGCGGCTCACAAGTTCTTCCCCGGCAGGGGACGGGCGGGTGACCAGAATACTCATGCGGGTGCTTCTCCTTTATAGACCTCGGTCAGGATCTCGCGTGCGCCGTTAGCCAGCAACTCGTCGGCAAGCGAAATGCCCAGCTGTTCTGCCTCTTCAGGCTTGCCGCGTCGTTCACCGCGGATTATCACGGTACCGTCCGGTGCGCCAACCAGCGCGCGCAGCCAGATTTCACCGTCCACTAATTCAGCATAGCTGCCAATCGGCACCTGACAGCCGCCTTCCAGCCGCATATTCATCGCACGCTCGGCTTTTACGCGCAGCGCCGTATCGGCGTGATTGAGCGGGGCCAGCAGGGCATGAGTACGGGTATCATCCAGACGGCACTCAATACCAACCGCGCCCTGACCCACAGCGGGCAGCGACAGCTCAGGAGGCAAAGCCATGCGAATGCGATCTTCTAACGCCAGACGCTTGAGACCGGCAACCGCCAGGATAATGGCGTCATAGTCGCCCTTATCGAGCTTGCCCAGTCGCGTGCCGACGTTACCGCGCAGCGAGCGAATTTCCAGATCCGGGCGGCGCTCCGCCAACTGACATTGACGGCGTAAACTTGACGTGCCAACGATGCTGCCAGCGGGCAGGGCATCCAGGCTGTCATAATTATTGGAGACAAACGCATCGCGCGGATCTTCACGCTCGCAAATGGTGACCAGGCCCAGCCCCTTCGGGAACTCAACCGGCACATCTTTCATCGAGTGGACGGCCAGATCGGCACGATGTTCAATCAGCGCCATTTCAAGCTCTTTGACAAACAATCCCTTACCGCCCACTTTAGCCAGCGGGGTATCGAGGATCACATCGCCGCGCGTCACCAGAGGCACCAGTTCAACGGTCAGGCCAGGATGACACGCCATCAGGCGCTGCTTAACATAGTGTGCCTGCCAGAGCGCAAGGGGGCTTTGGCGTGTGGCAATTCTTAAAACATTGTCTAACATGCTTGTTACCGTCTTTATCGTCCGTTGACCATCCTAACATTGTTGCCATAGGGTGTCAGGTTTCACGGAGGATTGCGGGAAAGAGGGACGTAGCCGTATTTGGGAATTTACACATAATGATTGATGCTACACTTGTATGTAGTGCATCTTTCTTTACGGTCAATCGGCAAGGTGTTAGATTGATCACGTTTTAGACCATTTTTTCGACTGTACTCCTAAAAACACAAGGGCGAAAACGTGGCGACGGGTAATTTTGAAATACTGAAATCTGAACAGTTCGGTGACGGGAAGGCCATCGCAACCGCAACCGGGAAGGTTTAAACATCAGGCGATACGTCTTGTACCTCTATATTGAGACTCTGAAACAGAGACTGGATGCCATAAACCAACTGCGTGTCGATCGCGCACTGGCTGCTATGGGCCCTGCTTTCCAGCAGGTTTACAGTCTGCTGCCTACATTGCTGCATTACCACCATCCGCTGATGCCGGGTTACCTTGACGGTAACGTTCCCAGTGGTATTTGCCTCTACACGCCTGATGAAACCCAACTTCGCTACCTGAATGAACTCGATTTGCCGCCGCAGGACACCCCTCCGGAAGGCGAACTGCCGATCACCGGCGTCTACTCCATGGGCAGTACCTCATCGGTAGGACAGAGCGGTTCTTCGGATCTGGATATCTGGGTCTGTCACCAGTCGTGGCTCGACAATGACGAGCGCCAGCTCCTGCAGCGCAAATGTAGCCTGCTCGAAAGCTGGGCCGCCTCCCTTGGCGTTGAAGTCAGCTTCTTCCTGATCGATGAGAACCGCTTCCGCCATAATGAAAGCGGCAGCCTCGGCGGCGAAGACTGCGGCTCCACGCAGCATATTTTGCTGCTCGACGAATTCTATCGCACCGCTGTGCGTCTGGCCGGGAAACGTATTCTGTGGAATATGGTGCCGGGCGATGAAGAAGATCATTACGACGATTACGTGATGTCGCTTTACGCGCAGGGCGTGCTGACGCCGAACGAATGGCTGGATCTGGGCGGCTTAAGCTCACTGTCCGCCGAAGAGTACTTTGGTGCCAGCCTGTGGCAGCTGTATAAAAGTATCGATTCCCCGTATAAAGCAGTGCTGAAAACGCTGCTGCTGGAAGCCTATTCCTGGGAATACCCGAACACCCGCCTGCTGGCGAAAGACATCAAACAGCGTCTGCACGACGGCGAGATCGTCTCTTTTGGTCTCGATCACTACTGCATGATGCTGGAGCGCGTAACCGCCTATCTGACGGCGATCGAAGACACCACCCGTCTCGATCTGGTACGCCGCTGCTTCTACTTAAAAGTGTGCGAAAAACTGAGCCGCGAACGCGCCTGCGTGGGCTGGCGTCGTGAAGTGATCAGTTCGCTGGTGAAAGAGTGGGGCTGGGACGATGAACGTCTTGCCATGCTCGATAACCGCGCTAACTGGAAAATCGAGCAGGTTCGCGAAGCGCACAACGAACTGCTGGATGCGATGATGCAAACCTATCGCAACCTGATCCGTTTCGCGCGCCGCAAT
It encodes the following:
- the thrP gene encoding bifunctional threonine/serine APC transporter ThrP, with amino-acid sequence MAENKPELQRGLEARHIELIALGGTIGVGLFMGAASTLKWAGPSVLLAYIIAGLFVFFIMRSMGEMLFLEPVAGSFAVYAHRYMSPFFGYLTAWSYWFMWMAVGISEITAIGVYVQFWFPEMAPWIPALIAVGLVAMANLAAVRLYGEIEFWFAMIKVTTIIVMIVVGLGVIFFGFGNGGHAIGFGNLTEHGGFFAGGWKGFLTALCIVVASYQGVELIGITAGEAKNPQVTLRSAVGKVLWRILIFYVGAIFVIVTIFPWNEIGSNGSPFVLTFAKIGITAAAGIINFVVLTAALSGCNSGMYSCGRMLYALAKNRQLPAAVAKVSRNGVPVAGVAISIVILLIGSCLNYIIPNPQRVFVYVYSASVLPGMVPWFVILISQLRFRQAHKAAIATHPFRSVLFPWANYATMAFLICVLIGMGFNEDTRMSLFVGIIFLAVVTVVYKVLGLNHHVQRERLGK
- the hemY gene encoding protoheme IX biogenesis protein HemY encodes the protein MLKVLLLFALLLAGIVLGPMVAGHQGYVLIQTDNYNIETSVTGLVIILILAMVVLFVIEWILRRIMRTGAHTRGWFAGRKRRRARKQTEQALLKLAEGDYQQVEKLMSKNADHAEQPVVNYLLAAEAAQQRGDEARANQHLERAAELADNDQIPVEITRVRLQLARNENHAARHGVDRLLEITPRHPEVLRLAEQAYIRTGAWGSLLDILPSMAKADVADEAHRDALAQQAWIGLMDQARADQGSDGLKAWWKNQSRKTRQQVALQVAMAEHLIECDDHDTAQQILLDGLKRQYDDRLVMVIPRLKTNNPEQVEKVLRQQIKTQGDRPILWSTLGQSLLKHGEWKEASLAFRAALKQRPDAFDYAWLADTLDRLHQPEEAATMRRDGLLLTLQNNPPQ
- the hemX gene encoding uroporphyrinogen-III C-methyltransferase, whose translation is MTEQQNDSAVVDETREAVDTRPQPEKAPKEERANKTSLVLSAIAIAIALAAGVGLYGWVKQQNATQSETSDALVNQISALQKAQETQKTQFEGIIKQQASQLEDAQRQQATLAKQLEDVQQKVATISGTDAKTWLLAQADFLVKLAGRKLWSDQDVTTAAALLKSADASLADMNDPSLITARRAITDDIASLSGVAQVDYDGIILKVNQLSNQIDNLRLADNNDDDSPMDSDSSELSSSISEWRVNLQKSWQNFMDSFITVRRRDETAVPLLAPNQDIYLRENIRSRLLVAAQAVPRHQEETYKQALDNVSSWVRAYYDTDDASTKAFLGDIDKLSQQSITMNVPESLQSQPILEKLMQTRVRNLLAQPGAAAGEAAQDAPAAAPQGE
- the hemD gene encoding uroporphyrinogen-III synthase; protein product: MSILVTRPSPAGEELVSRLCAQGQVAWSFPLIEFTPGRELSQLPDVFATLTANDMIFAASQHAVTFASAHLRLHGLRWPSAPHYFAIGRTTALALHTASSRNVRYPSDREISEVLLQLPELQNIAGKRAVILRGNGGRELLGDTLASRGADVEFFECYQRCEKSYDGAEQAMRWQSRGVTDIVITSGEMLQQLFALIPAWYRDNWLLRCRLIVVSERLAHLARELGWQDIKVADNADNDALLRALQ
- the hemC gene encoding hydroxymethylbilane synthase, which gives rise to MLDNVLRIATRQSPLALWQAHYVKQRLMACHPGLTVELVPLVTRGDVILDTPLAKVGGKGLFVKELEMALIEHRADLAVHSMKDVPVEFPKGLGLVTICEREDPRDAFVSNNYDSLDALPAGSIVGTSSLRRQCQLAERRPDLEIRSLRGNVGTRLGKLDKGDYDAIILAVAGLKRLALEDRIRMALPPELSLPAVGQGAVGIECRLDDTRTHALLAPLNHADTALRVKAERAMNMRLEGGCQVPIGSYAELVDGEIWLRALVGAPDGTVIIRGERRGKPEEAEQLGISLADELLANGAREILTEVYKGEAPA